The nucleotide sequence TCTTCATTAGTACCAATTAAGATATTCACACACGTTTCAAGagtgataatattttgtattaatacttatatatatatatatatataaatgccTTCCGCGTATATAAGTATAGTTTTATTGTTAATCTAAAAATCTTTAGGTTCAGTCAAATTAAGAATTATAGGATATAATCACAGTCATCATCCACATGAAAGATAAACACTGAATCAAAATAATAGTCAATCATACTGAAACTTCTTCAAAACCTAGGGATTAATTAATTTCTCAATGCCTAATAGCAACTCGCTAATATTATGTTACCAAATATAAACTCgctaatattaattaaacaatACGAAATCGGAGGGTGGCCAAAACTTCGTAAGGCTctgttattatatttatatatatatatatatttatcccACATATCATGTATAACCATTCTATTGACATCGCACATTCTTTACTATAACAATCCAAACACATCCATCatctttataaatatattttgatattttccaACATCTGAAGATTTTATAAAATGCGAGACACTTCCAAAAAGAAACTAACTCATGTGTATCCGGTCTCGGattatttaaccaaaaaaatggtTGAAATTCCTTAATTAGAAGTATATTACAACCAGTAGCGGCCCTGACCGGAAGCGGTGGAAGCTTGAGCTTCCAGCCTTCAATTTGTAAAGTTATTTTCCAGCCAATTACTTACAAAAGTCTTTAGCTAGTCAGTGGTTAGCGTGGTTATTTTTGAATCCAAGGTGACGAGTTTGATAGACTACAATACTATTTTCTTCATACacatacattttaatatatatatatatatatatatatatatatatatcatttactgaaaatagattaattaatatttctacTTATGAAAGAGtcttatttttataactttgtTTCCGGTCTGTAAATATTCAAGGCCGGCACTGATTACAACATCGTCTTAAAACCACAAATCATTTTGTTTCGGTGTCTCTAAAAacctaacataaatatataaacattacGGATTTTGTTTTGTCAAACTAAAATTGGGAGGAGGGGGTATAGTATACTTCAACAACATCATTTGAATAAGTATTCAAAAAtgaatcttttattttatagtaCTATCTTTCCAAAATAATTCAGTAgaatttgacccaaaaaaaaaaattcagtagaATAAATTTATTCATTGTAAATCTACAACTCTCCAGCGGTCTAACtgcaaaatattataataaaattgggTGTggataaatgtatattttaattaatttatccgTTGAAGATAAACCCATTGGATCGGCCGTGGTTTCATATCAGGTCGAATGTAGCTTTCAGATTCTTCCTGTAGCTAATTTCACATTCAAAGGTTGCTTCTCTTATTAACCTTCAATATCATATAACAACTCAATGACGTACGAAAACGTGTTGTTACAGCAACATAATCAAGAAATACCACGTGGCAATTCCGATcttcctaaaaaaaaaacattccgatcTTCCTATAAGACCAAACGGTTCTGTTTCTTGAGCTGTTATAACTATAGCACAAATGGAGGGTCTTATACCGTTTGTTTACAGAGCCTTCATGCAAATCCGTTATGGCGACGACTCgtcgctttcttcttcttactacGTTCGTTTACCGGGTGATTCAAGCCGGTTCGAGAGATCCGATTTCGAAGTGTCGGGTCTTGGATCGTCTTCCAATATGGCATCGTCAAAGACCACAACCACGACCACTACGTTTGCTGTTTCCACTGGAGTCCAGTCACCCGGTCATCGTCGGGTCGTGACATGATGCGAACGCGCTTCCAAGGGAACCTGAAGATGCGCGTGACGGAAAGGGTTCGTGACTTTGTAATTACTACATGATTAGGCTTAGTGTCTGATATTTTTATGAGTGCTTGGAATGATCGAATAAACCTGATGTAATAATCGGGGTGGGGAGATTGATTCTCTAAGCGTGGGATTTTAACCAAAGGGTGGTCTCGTGACTTTCATGTGTTTATTTCAAGGGGGTTTAGTtgtataaaactatatatatggaTGTTTTCGTATACTCGTAAGAAATTATGTGCTTGTCTTACAGTTAATTATATGGTGAGTCGGTTACAGCTGATGTTTTACGAATATGGGGGTTTTCGATCAAACatgcaaaatatttaaaagaatgAATTATCtcatttttattacaaaaatatttaaaacaaaatgttaACAATCTGAAAAGGATTAAATGGTTGGATTAACTCATTTcaattagaaatatatatatatatatatatatacaaatgctAAAATTAATGAGAAACAATTTAAATAGACggattatatttttcaaaaatatttttacttaattttacTGACTAGGTTTTACAATAAGTTGTTAACTAAgcttgttatatttttaaaaatacaaaacgataatctaaaattaaaattgaaaacatgattattaaaaaaataaaataaaatatattatattttaatatattaaaattttataaaaatcttttagtttttattttaaataattaataaataattcattAAACAATAGTCCATTGTTTCACATTAAGTGTCATTGTAGTGAAATTTTTTTG is from Brassica napus cultivar Da-Ae chromosome A4, Da-Ae, whole genome shotgun sequence and encodes:
- the LOC106450246 gene encoding uncharacterized protein LOC106450246; amino-acid sequence: MEGLIPFVYRAFMQIRYGDDSSLSSSYYVRLPGDSSRFERSDFEVSGLGSSSNMASSKTTTTTTTFAVSTGVQSPGHRRVVT